The Martelella sp. AD-3 genome includes a region encoding these proteins:
- a CDS encoding HAMP domain-containing sensor histidine kinase → MRERLRLLFKSTAVRLSAVYILLFGLCAAVMVFYVTAVSEDLVVRQTRASLEPEVTQLDLAFESGGIRRVFNIIERRARQPGANLYVIASPQGEILASNVASLQPGVLNRLGWIEPPFRYEGFAENNGGTHQNLAAGYVIELDNGIRLLIGRDLGDPERLHIVVRQALLLALIIMGVGALVIWFAIGRNALKRMDRMSSASGKIMAGDLSQRLPVTGSGDEFDRLSNSLNLMLDRIVRLNEGLRQVSDNIAHDLKTPLTRLRNKAADAAATENPDDRRLALEGIIAESDQLIRTFNALLMISRVEAGAVAAEMSVVNLSAIVEDSAELYGPVAEEAGLALDCAIESDISVNGNRELIGQAIFNLLDNAIKYSEGCGQSIHLSLKREGRQAVFVVADNGPGIPPSRMDDVKQRFFRLDESRSKPGTGLGLSLVDAVASMHGGAFSLVEAGSLVEGYSGLAAVLRFAIVSEKGSAG, encoded by the coding sequence ATGAGAGAACGCCTGCGGCTCCTGTTCAAATCCACCGCCGTCCGTCTTTCGGCCGTCTATATCCTTCTGTTCGGCCTATGCGCGGCGGTGATGGTGTTTTACGTCACCGCGGTCTCAGAAGATCTCGTCGTGCGGCAGACCAGGGCCTCGCTTGAACCCGAGGTTACCCAACTCGATCTCGCTTTCGAGAGCGGCGGCATCCGGCGCGTCTTCAACATCATCGAGCGACGCGCGCGCCAGCCCGGCGCCAATCTCTATGTCATTGCCAGCCCGCAGGGAGAAATTCTCGCCAGCAATGTCGCCTCGCTGCAGCCGGGCGTATTGAACCGGCTCGGCTGGATCGAGCCGCCCTTCCGCTATGAGGGCTTTGCCGAAAACAATGGCGGGACGCATCAAAACCTTGCCGCCGGTTATGTCATCGAGCTCGACAACGGCATCAGGCTGCTGATCGGTCGCGACCTCGGCGATCCCGAACGGCTGCATATCGTTGTCCGGCAGGCGTTGCTGCTCGCGCTCATCATCATGGGCGTCGGCGCGCTGGTGATCTGGTTCGCGATCGGGCGCAATGCGCTGAAGCGCATGGACCGGATGTCGAGTGCAAGCGGCAAGATCATGGCCGGCGATCTCTCCCAGCGTCTTCCCGTCACCGGCTCCGGCGATGAATTCGACCGGCTTTCCAACTCCCTCAACCTCATGCTCGACCGTATCGTGCGGCTGAACGAGGGCCTGCGCCAGGTTTCCGACAATATCGCCCATGATCTGAAGACACCATTGACCCGCCTGCGCAACAAGGCAGCAGATGCGGCAGCAACGGAGAACCCCGATGACCGGCGTCTGGCCCTGGAAGGCATCATCGCCGAATCGGACCAACTGATCCGGACCTTCAACGCGCTGTTGATGATCTCCCGCGTCGAAGCGGGCGCCGTTGCCGCCGAGATGTCGGTCGTTAACCTCTCGGCGATCGTCGAGGACAGCGCCGAGCTTTACGGCCCGGTTGCCGAGGAGGCCGGTCTTGCGCTCGACTGCGCCATCGAAAGCGATATCTCCGTCAACGGCAATCGAGAACTGATCGGCCAGGCGATCTTCAATCTTCTCGACAATGCCATCAAATATTCCGAGGGCTGCGGGCAGTCGATCCACCTTTCGCTGAAGCGGGAAGGGCGTCAGGCCGTGTTCGTGGTGGCCGACAACGGACCCGGCATTCCGCCTTCGCGCATGGACGACGTCAAACAACGCTTCTTCCGGCTCGATGAGAGCCGGTCGAAGCCCGGAACCGGGCTCGGCTTGTCGCTGGTGGATGCCGTTGCTTCGATGCATGGCGGCGCGTTTTCGCTTGTTGAAGCCGGAAGCCTCGTCGAGGGGTACTCCGGTCTTGCGGCTGTGCTGCGCTTTGCGATCGTCAGCGAAAAGGGCAGCGCCGGCTGA
- a CDS encoding Do family serine endopeptidase, whose translation MLDQTSGYNKFKPILKASALAGGVAAVLFSAGAPLTVPEALADPVYVEAPKVPGFADVVEAVSPAVVSVVVESNVQPVAQNDGFGFGFGGRGFDNLPDDHPLKRFFKDFGAPMEPQQPPKPRGGGPRPVAQGSGFFVSGDGYLVTNNHVVREGDSFSVLMDDGTEYDAKLVGTDPRTDLAVLKVDADRDFTYVNFADDSKLRVGDWVVAVGNPFGLGGTVTSGIVSALGRDIASGPYDDYIQVDAAVNHGNSGGPTFDLNGEVVGINTAIFSPSGGNVGIAFAIPSHLAQDVVNDLIDDGAVERGWLGVRIQPVTEDIADAIGLAKPEGAMISEPTSDSPGAEAGLRQGDVITAVNGEVIEDARSLSRMIGMMEPGDNVELSVWRDGKSQTVDVTLGAFPTEDQLAAAEGMSAPAESSLMTRMGIEVVPSDDGKGVTVTVVNPDSDAAQKGLAEGQKILSVNNKEVGSAQDILDQVEEAANNGRKQALFQVETENGSMFTALPTGSENEDAG comes from the coding sequence ATGCTCGACCAGACTTCCGGATACAACAAGTTCAAGCCGATTCTGAAAGCCTCGGCGCTTGCCGGCGGCGTTGCCGCTGTGCTGTTTTCGGCAGGTGCGCCCCTGACCGTTCCCGAAGCCCTCGCCGACCCGGTTTATGTCGAGGCCCCCAAGGTGCCGGGCTTTGCCGACGTGGTCGAGGCGGTCTCGCCGGCCGTGGTCTCCGTGGTCGTTGAGAGCAATGTCCAGCCCGTTGCCCAGAATGACGGCTTCGGCTTCGGCTTTGGCGGACGCGGATTTGACAACCTGCCGGATGATCATCCCCTGAAGCGTTTCTTCAAGGATTTCGGCGCGCCCATGGAGCCGCAGCAGCCGCCGAAGCCGCGCGGTGGCGGTCCGCGTCCGGTCGCTCAGGGGTCAGGCTTCTTCGTGTCCGGGGACGGCTATCTCGTCACCAACAATCACGTCGTGCGCGAAGGCGACAGTTTCTCCGTTCTGATGGATGACGGGACCGAATATGACGCCAAGCTCGTCGGCACTGATCCGCGCACCGATCTCGCCGTCCTGAAGGTCGATGCCGACCGCGACTTCACCTATGTGAACTTCGCCGATGATTCCAAGCTGCGCGTCGGCGACTGGGTCGTGGCCGTGGGCAACCCCTTCGGCCTCGGCGGCACGGTGACCTCGGGCATCGTCTCCGCGCTCGGGCGAGACATCGCCTCCGGCCCCTATGACGACTACATCCAGGTGGACGCAGCCGTCAACCACGGCAATTCCGGCGGTCCGACCTTCGATCTCAACGGCGAAGTGGTCGGCATCAACACCGCGATCTTCTCGCCGTCCGGCGGCAATGTCGGCATCGCCTTTGCCATCCCCTCGCATCTGGCCCAGGACGTGGTCAACGATCTGATCGATGACGGCGCGGTCGAGCGCGGCTGGCTCGGCGTGCGCATTCAGCCCGTCACCGAAGATATCGCCGATGCGATCGGTCTGGCAAAACCGGAAGGCGCGATGATCTCCGAGCCGACCTCCGACAGTCCCGGCGCCGAAGCCGGGCTCAGGCAGGGCGATGTGATCACCGCGGTCAACGGCGAGGTCATCGAGGACGCGCGTTCGCTCTCCCGGATGATCGGCATGATGGAGCCGGGCGACAATGTCGAGCTTTCCGTCTGGCGCGACGGCAAGTCGCAGACGGTCGATGTCACGCTCGGTGCATTCCCGACCGAGGACCAATTGGCGGCCGCCGAAGGCATGAGCGCGCCCGCCGAGAGCTCGCTGATGACCCGGATGGGTATCGAGGTCGTTCCGTCCGATGACGGCAAGGGCGTCACGGTCACCGTCGTCAATCCCGATTCGGATGCCGCTCAGAAGGGGCTTGCCGAAGGGCAGAAGATCCTGAGCGTCAACAACAAGGAAGTCGGCTCTGCCCAGGACATCCTTGATCAGGTCGAAGAGGCGGCGAACAACGGACGCAAGCAGGCGCTTTTCCAGGTCGAGACCGAAAACGGCAGCATGTTCACCGCCCTGCCGACCGGTAGCGAGAACGAGGATGCCGGCTGA
- a CDS encoding response regulator transcription factor yields MSVDETLKTACNEDRNGDSVAAMRILVIEDDLEAAAYLTKAFREAGITCEHAGDGESGLFMASENEYDVLVVDRMLPRRDGLSVISALRARGVHTPVLILSALGQVDDRVTGLRAGGDDYLPKPYAFSELLARVEVLGRRKGAPDQDVVYRVGDLELDRLSHEVRRAGREITLQPREYRLLEYLMKNAGQVVTRTMLLENVWDYHFDPQTNVIDVHVSRLRSKIEKDFDKPLLKTIRGSGYMIKSDP; encoded by the coding sequence ATGTCTGTCGACGAAACCCTCAAGACTGCTTGTAACGAAGATCGCAATGGCGATAGTGTCGCCGCCATGCGTATTCTGGTTATTGAAGACGATCTTGAGGCCGCCGCCTATCTGACCAAGGCCTTCCGCGAGGCCGGCATCACCTGCGAACATGCGGGCGATGGCGAGAGCGGCTTGTTCATGGCGAGCGAGAACGAATATGACGTGCTGGTCGTGGACCGCATGCTGCCGCGCCGCGACGGGCTCTCGGTGATTTCGGCGCTGCGCGCGCGCGGCGTGCACACGCCGGTGCTGATCCTCTCGGCACTGGGGCAGGTGGACGATCGCGTGACGGGGCTCAGAGCAGGCGGGGATGACTATCTGCCCAAGCCTTATGCCTTCAGCGAGCTTCTGGCCCGCGTCGAGGTTCTCGGCCGGCGCAAGGGCGCGCCCGACCAGGATGTCGTCTACCGGGTCGGCGATCTGGAACTGGATCGCCTGTCGCACGAGGTGCGCAGGGCCGGGCGCGAGATCACGCTGCAGCCGCGCGAGTACAGGCTCCTCGAATATCTGATGAAGAATGCCGGGCAGGTGGTCACCCGCACGATGCTCCTCGAAAACGTGTGGGACTATCATTTCGATCCGCAGACCAATGTGATCGACGTGCATGTGTCGCGGCTGCGCTCCAAGATCGAGAAGGATTTCGACAAGCCGCTTCTGAAGACGATCCGCGGCTCCGGCTACATGATCAAATCCGATCCCTAG
- a CDS encoding cytochrome c-type biogenesis protein: MKLAALLAMVLLLAPLTAAQAVAPDEVLDDPALEARAREISAELRCLVCQNQSIDDSNADLARDLRLLVRDRLVDGDSNEEVIDYVVSRYGEFVLLKPRFSPQTWLLWGAPALLVVIGGIVVWRLSKSRRAPDRPLSQAEEERLERLLADGDDN; this comes from the coding sequence ATGAAGCTTGCCGCCCTTCTGGCCATGGTTCTGCTCCTGGCGCCGTTGACAGCGGCCCAAGCCGTTGCGCCTGACGAAGTGCTGGACGATCCGGCACTCGAAGCGCGCGCCCGCGAGATTTCCGCCGAACTGCGCTGCCTGGTCTGCCAGAACCAGTCGATCGATGATTCGAATGCCGATCTCGCGCGGGACCTGAGGCTTCTGGTGCGGGACCGTCTTGTCGATGGCGACAGCAATGAGGAGGTCATCGACTATGTGGTCTCGCGCTACGGCGAATTCGTGCTGCTGAAGCCCCGCTTCTCGCCCCAGACATGGCTTTTGTGGGGCGCGCCGGCGCTGCTGGTCGTGATCGGCGGCATCGTGGTGTGGCGCCTTTCGAAGTCGCGTCGCGCGCCGGATCGCCCGCTTTCCCAGGCGGAGGAGGAGCGCCTCGAGCGGCTTCTCGCGGATGGCGACGACAATTAA
- a CDS encoding response regulator transcription factor has translation MRILLIEDDENLNRQLAQMLRESDYVVDCAYDGVEGHFLGDTEPYDAVILDIGLPALDGVSILEKWRAAGRKMPVLILTARDRWSDKVAGIDAGADDYVTKPFHIEEVMARIRALIRRAAGHAASTISCGPIALDVKASKATLNGELLRLTSHEYRLLSYLMHHQGEVVSRTELTEHLYDQDFDRDSNTIEVFVGRLRKKIGPEWIETVRGLGYRMQVPE, from the coding sequence ATGCGTATCCTGCTCATCGAAGACGATGAAAACCTCAACCGGCAGCTTGCTCAGATGCTGAGGGAGTCCGACTACGTTGTCGATTGTGCCTATGACGGCGTCGAAGGGCATTTCCTCGGCGACACGGAACCCTATGATGCCGTGATTCTCGATATCGGCCTGCCGGCGCTGGACGGCGTGTCTATTCTGGAAAAATGGCGCGCCGCCGGGCGAAAGATGCCGGTACTGATTCTCACGGCGCGCGATCGCTGGAGCGACAAGGTTGCCGGCATCGACGCCGGCGCCGACGACTATGTGACCAAACCCTTCCACATCGAGGAAGTGATGGCGCGCATCCGGGCGCTCATCCGCCGGGCGGCCGGACATGCGGCCAGCACGATCTCCTGCGGGCCGATCGCGCTTGACGTGAAGGCCTCCAAGGCGACGCTCAACGGCGAGTTGCTGCGCCTGACCTCGCATGAGTACAGGCTGCTGTCCTATCTGATGCACCACCAGGGCGAGGTCGTCTCGCGCACGGAACTGACCGAACATCTTTACGATCAGGACTTCGATCGGGATTCCAACACGATCGAGGTCTTTGTCGGACGTCTGCGCAAGAAGATCGGGCCGGAATGGATCGAGACGGTCCGCGGTCTCGGCTACCGCATGCAGGTGCCTGAATGA
- the ccmE gene encoding cytochrome c maturation protein CcmE, whose protein sequence is MNRKQKRLTVIAGGVGFIAVAVLLVLFALSRSVSYFYMPSDLAEKPVGEGTRIRLGGLVEEGSIKRVENSNVLFTVTDGSSAVEVRYAGILPDLFREGQGVVTEGRFDRDGAFHADMVLAKHDENYMPKEVADRLKEDGVWEGETSQ, encoded by the coding sequence TTGAATCGCAAGCAGAAAAGGCTGACTGTCATCGCAGGCGGCGTCGGTTTCATTGCCGTCGCCGTGCTGCTGGTGCTGTTTGCGCTCAGCCGCAGCGTTTCCTATTTCTACATGCCGTCCGACCTTGCCGAAAAGCCGGTCGGCGAGGGAACGCGCATCAGGCTTGGCGGGCTGGTCGAGGAGGGGTCGATCAAGCGCGTGGAGAACTCCAATGTTCTTTTTACCGTGACCGATGGCTCCAGCGCGGTCGAGGTGCGGTATGCCGGCATCCTGCCGGACCTCTTCCGTGAAGGGCAGGGCGTGGTGACGGAAGGACGCTTCGACAGGGACGGCGCGTTTCATGCCGACATGGTGCTTGCCAAGCACGACGAAAACTACATGCCCAAGGAAGTTGCCGACCGCCTGAAGGAAGACGGCGTCTGGGAGGGGGAGACGAGCCAGTGA
- a CDS encoding HAMP domain-containing sensor histidine kinase, whose translation MKWANSLTLRSLALTTVWFVIALLVIAVVISALYRNAAERGFRQLLQAEMFNVVNSVSIDEDGDLTGAPQLGNLSYKQPQTGWYWVVDPLYDDKREALRSPSLGGEELPLKPVSEVPYDGDFRRTYVVRDDHDNELAVIETVVVMDDQNRATRVRVSGNRDAVDNDVRWFSRRLYIALALFGIASILLNGLIILWALRPLDRARAALSTISEQGDGEMKGAFPVEIQPLADEINALLRNNRTIVERARMQVGNLAHSLKTPIAVLLNEAQAMGGQGGKLIASQVVMMQAQVQAYLNRARIAAQTESVLTRCEVEPVLERLVRVMRRLNPDTHFVLSCAPGLVLAVEQQDIEEVVGNLLENAARFAEGEVRVDVLRMEGGAEAGEWAEITVVDDGPGLTPEEIRRAMKRGQRLDESGSGSGLGLSIVDDIVQAYGGRFELTGLEGAGLHARIVLPAKLKK comes from the coding sequence ATGAAATGGGCAAACTCCCTGACGCTGCGCTCCCTGGCGCTGACGACGGTCTGGTTTGTCATCGCGCTTCTGGTGATTGCGGTGGTGATTTCCGCGCTCTACAGAAATGCCGCCGAGCGCGGTTTCCGCCAGCTTCTGCAGGCCGAGATGTTCAATGTCGTCAACTCCGTGTCGATCGACGAGGACGGGGACCTGACCGGCGCGCCGCAGCTCGGGAACCTCAGCTACAAGCAACCGCAGACCGGTTGGTACTGGGTGGTCGATCCGCTTTATGACGACAAGAGAGAAGCACTGCGCTCCCCCTCGCTCGGGGGTGAGGAACTGCCGCTCAAGCCGGTCAGTGAAGTGCCGTATGACGGTGACTTTCGGCGGACCTATGTCGTTCGCGACGACCACGACAACGAATTGGCGGTGATCGAGACGGTGGTCGTGATGGACGATCAGAACCGGGCGACCCGGGTGCGCGTATCGGGCAACCGCGATGCGGTGGACAATGACGTGCGCTGGTTCTCGCGCCGGCTCTATATCGCTCTCGCGCTCTTCGGCATCGCCAGCATTCTCCTGAACGGGTTGATCATTCTGTGGGCCCTGCGTCCGCTGGACAGGGCCCGCGCGGCGCTCAGCACCATTTCCGAACAGGGCGACGGGGAAATGAAAGGCGCCTTTCCCGTCGAAATCCAACCGCTCGCCGACGAAATCAATGCGCTTCTTCGCAATAACCGCACGATCGTCGAACGCGCGCGCATGCAGGTCGGCAATCTTGCCCATTCGCTGAAAACGCCGATTGCCGTGCTTTTGAACGAGGCGCAGGCCATGGGCGGGCAGGGCGGCAAGCTGATCGCGTCGCAGGTCGTGATGATGCAGGCGCAGGTCCAGGCCTATCTGAACCGGGCGCGGATTGCCGCGCAAACCGAATCGGTGCTGACGCGCTGTGAGGTGGAGCCCGTTCTGGAACGCCTGGTCCGCGTGATGCGTCGATTGAACCCTGATACGCATTTTGTGCTCTCCTGCGCTCCCGGTCTTGTGCTGGCGGTAGAGCAGCAGGATATCGAGGAAGTGGTCGGCAACCTGCTTGAGAATGCCGCCCGTTTTGCCGAGGGCGAGGTTCGGGTGGATGTCCTGAGGATGGAGGGTGGCGCGGAAGCCGGCGAATGGGCGGAAATCACGGTTGTCGACGATGGCCCGGGACTGACGCCCGAGGAGATCCGCAGGGCGATGAAACGCGGCCAGAGGCTTGACGAAAGCGGATCGGGTTCCGGGCTCGGCCTTTCCATCGTCGACGACATCGTGCAGGCTTATGGCGGCCGGTTCGAGTTGACGGGGCTTGAGGGAGCCGGACTACACGCACGCATCGTGCTGCCGGCGAAACTCAAAAAATAG
- the ccmI gene encoding c-type cytochrome biogenesis protein CcmI encodes MIFAIPALVVFLVAALAVALPLLRKPAGGGEGPAAGQSAVYRDQLREIEREKAEGLLSDKEYEAARAEIGRRLLAVSFKGGLAPERRAGRRTTAWGTAAAILVLMVGSALLYPILGTPGAPDQPLAARVNADEPDLAVLVARVEQHLAENPEDGRGWDVIAPIYLREGRFEAAENAYANAIRVSGATADRLAGQGEAIVAMHAGIVTDQALDLFRKAEALDPDDLRALYFMALAAEQSGDSAVAAERFRRLENALPEGSPWRDMVDRRIAANSGGRPADGVVPNGPDEEAVAAASDLSDEARAEMVDGMVAGLEQRLEDDPDDIDGWMRLIRSYSVLGNEEKAVLALRQAIGYFGGDSAQGARLEAFGASLQLSGAER; translated from the coding sequence ATGATTTTCGCCATTCCAGCCCTTGTCGTCTTCCTGGTCGCGGCCCTCGCGGTCGCCCTGCCGCTGCTGCGCAAGCCCGCAGGCGGGGGCGAAGGGCCGGCTGCGGGCCAGTCCGCCGTCTATCGCGATCAATTGCGCGAGATCGAGCGCGAAAAAGCGGAAGGGTTGCTCAGCGACAAGGAATACGAAGCGGCGCGGGCCGAGATCGGTCGACGGCTCCTGGCCGTTTCCTTCAAGGGAGGCCTTGCTCCCGAACGCAGGGCCGGCCGCCGCACGACGGCCTGGGGGACGGCTGCCGCGATCCTGGTTTTGATGGTCGGGTCGGCTTTGCTCTATCCCATTCTCGGCACGCCGGGCGCGCCGGATCAGCCGCTTGCCGCGCGTGTGAATGCGGACGAACCCGACCTTGCCGTGTTGGTGGCGCGCGTGGAGCAGCATCTTGCCGAGAACCCCGAAGACGGACGCGGGTGGGATGTGATCGCGCCGATCTATCTGCGCGAAGGCCGGTTCGAGGCGGCAGAGAACGCCTATGCCAATGCGATCCGCGTTTCGGGCGCGACCGCCGATCGGCTGGCCGGGCAGGGGGAGGCCATCGTCGCCATGCATGCGGGGATCGTGACGGACCAGGCGCTTGACCTTTTCCGAAAGGCGGAGGCGCTTGACCCGGATGACCTGCGCGCGCTGTACTTCATGGCTCTTGCCGCCGAGCAATCGGGAGACAGCGCCGTGGCGGCGGAGCGGTTCAGGCGTCTTGAAAACGCGCTGCCGGAAGGGTCTCCCTGGCGCGACATGGTTGACCGCCGGATCGCGGCCAATAGCGGCGGTCGTCCCGCCGATGGCGTCGTGCCGAATGGCCCCGACGAAGAGGCAGTGGCGGCCGCGTCCGACCTTTCGGATGAGGCGCGCGCCGAGATGGTCGATGGCATGGTCGCCGGGCTTGAGCAAAGGCTGGAAGATGATCCGGATGATATCGACGGCTGGATGCGTCTGATCCGATCCTATAGTGTTCTCGGAAACGAGGAAAAGGCGGTTTTGGCCCTCCGGCAGGCGATCGGTTACTTCGGAGGGGACAGCGCGCAGGGGGCAAGGCTTGAGGCCTTTGGAGCCTCGCTGCAGTTATCGGGAGCAGAGCGTTGA
- a CDS encoding heme lyase CcmF/NrfE family subunit, whose amino-acid sequence MTVELGLFSLILALAVAFVTFLVPAVGARRNNPQMMAVAVSGTLTLFALVATSFGVLIRSHLVSDFSVRNVWENSHSLMPLIYKFSGVWGNHEGSMMLWLLILTLFSALVAAFSRNLPDDLRANVLSIQALIATAFLFFILFTSNPFMRIFPVPGEGQDLNPILQDFGLAIHPPLLYLGYVGFSVCFSFAVAALISGRIDAAWALWVRPWALLAWLFLTAGIAMGSYWAYYELGWGGWWFWDPVENASFMPWLAGTALLHSALVMEKREALKIWTVLLSILTFSLSLLGTFLVRSGVLTSVHAFATDPTRGIFILAILAFFVGGSLALFAFRAPLLRAGGLFSPISREGALVFNNLILTVATGTVLTGTLYPLVLETLTGDKISVGPPFFNMTFGVLMIPLLLAVPFGPMLSWKRGDLKAAGERLMVAAVLALVLAAGFIYYHSRGPVLAGLVIAIAFFLMFGAASDLWYRSGFGRMSMARAWPRFVGLPRSAFGAALAHFGLGVTVLGVVAVSLYETEAVLEMTPGMSVDAGGYTVTFDGITPVRGPNYVDERGAFTIARDGRPVTESFSAKRVYLANNMPTTEAGISTFGLSQLYVSLGDERADGAWVVRVWWKPFILCIWLGGVAMALGGVVSLTDRRLRVGAPARSRRRSMDAAAHAGAAE is encoded by the coding sequence GTGACGGTTGAACTCGGTCTGTTCTCGCTGATCCTCGCGCTTGCGGTCGCTTTTGTGACCTTTCTGGTGCCGGCTGTCGGCGCCAGGCGGAACAACCCGCAAATGATGGCGGTGGCCGTCAGCGGAACGCTCACTCTGTTCGCCCTGGTGGCGACGTCCTTCGGCGTGCTGATCCGCAGCCATCTGGTCTCCGATTTCTCCGTCCGCAATGTCTGGGAGAATTCGCACTCGCTGATGCCGCTGATCTACAAGTTCTCCGGCGTCTGGGGCAATCACGAGGGATCGATGATGCTCTGGCTTCTGATCCTGACGTTGTTCAGCGCGCTTGTTGCCGCCTTCAGCCGCAATCTTCCCGACGATCTCAGGGCCAATGTGCTCTCGATCCAGGCCTTGATCGCGACGGCTTTTCTCTTTTTCATCCTGTTCACCTCGAACCCGTTCATGCGGATCTTTCCCGTGCCGGGAGAGGGGCAGGATCTCAATCCTATCCTGCAGGATTTCGGCCTCGCGATCCATCCGCCCTTGCTTTATCTCGGTTATGTCGGCTTCTCCGTGTGCTTTTCTTTTGCGGTCGCGGCGCTCATCAGCGGGCGGATCGACGCGGCCTGGGCACTGTGGGTTCGTCCCTGGGCGCTTCTGGCATGGCTGTTCCTGACGGCCGGCATCGCGATGGGCTCCTACTGGGCCTATTACGAACTGGGCTGGGGCGGCTGGTGGTTCTGGGATCCGGTCGAGAATGCCTCCTTCATGCCCTGGCTTGCCGGTACGGCGCTGCTGCATTCCGCCCTGGTCATGGAAAAGCGCGAGGCGCTGAAGATCTGGACGGTGCTCCTGTCGATCCTGACCTTCTCGCTGTCGCTGCTCGGAACCTTTCTCGTCCGATCCGGCGTTCTGACCTCGGTGCACGCTTTCGCGACCGACCCGACGCGCGGCATCTTCATTCTCGCCATCCTTGCCTTCTTCGTCGGCGGCTCGCTGGCTTTGTTCGCCTTTCGCGCACCGCTCCTGCGCGCCGGCGGCCTGTTCTCGCCGATCTCGCGCGAGGGGGCGTTGGTCTTCAATAATCTCATTTTGACGGTGGCTACGGGAACCGTGCTGACCGGCACGCTCTATCCGCTGGTTCTCGAAACACTCACCGGCGACAAGATTTCCGTCGGCCCGCCCTTCTTCAACATGACCTTCGGCGTGTTGATGATCCCGCTTCTGCTCGCCGTTCCCTTCGGCCCGATGCTGTCGTGGAAAAGGGGCGACCTGAAGGCGGCCGGCGAGCGCCTGATGGTCGCGGCAGTTCTGGCGCTCGTTCTGGCTGCCGGCTTCATCTACTACCATTCCCGCGGCCCGGTTCTCGCGGGCCTTGTCATCGCGATTGCCTTCTTCCTGATGTTCGGCGCGGCCAGCGATCTCTGGTATCGCTCGGGTTTCGGCCGGATGTCGATGGCGCGGGCATGGCCGCGATTTGTCGGCCTGCCGCGTTCCGCCTTCGGCGCGGCGCTCGCCCATTTCGGCCTCGGCGTGACGGTTCTCGGCGTCGTCGCGGTTTCGCTCTACGAGACCGAGGCGGTTCTGGAGATGACGCCCGGAATGAGCGTGGATGCCGGCGGCTACACGGTGACATTCGACGGTATCACACCCGTAAGAGGCCCCAATTATGTCGATGAACGGGGCGCGTTCACGATTGCCCGAGACGGTCGGCCCGTCACCGAAAGCTTTTCGGCCAAGCGGGTCTACCTCGCCAACAACATGCCGACGACCGAGGCCGGCATCTCCACCTTCGGCCTCAGCCAGCTCTATGTCTCGCTCGGAGATGAGCGCGCCGATGGCGCCTGGGTCGTCAGGGTGTGGTGGAAACCGTTTATCCTGTGCATCTGGCTCGGCGGCGTGGCCATGGCGCTTGGCGGCGTGGTTTCGCTGACCGACCGGCGACTGCGCGTCGGCGCGCCCGCGCGCAGTCGCAGGCGCTCGATGGACGCGGCCGCGCATGCAGGGGCAGCGGAATGA